Proteins co-encoded in one Malus sylvestris chromosome 7, drMalSylv7.2, whole genome shotgun sequence genomic window:
- the LOC126629482 gene encoding uncharacterized protein At4g28440-like has translation MTTSTKTAPSQTPQQSNAKPGLRKPVFTKVELLKPETSGHTIVAKVLGSNPVLQKGRSVSQHLRQTRISECLIGDETGTILFTARNDQVDLMKPGATVILRNARIDMFKGSMRLAVDKWGRIEVTEPANFVVKEDSTSGTPRRS, from the coding sequence GGCACCGTCTCAGACACCCCAGCAGAGCAATGCCAAGCCTGGTCTAAGGAAGCCCGTGTTCACCAAGGTCGAGTTGCTCAAGCCGGAGACCAGCGGCCACACGATCGTCGCCAAGGTCCTGGGCTCGAACCCTGTGCTGCAGAAGGGCCGATCGGTGTCGCAGCACCTTCGCCAGACTCGAATCTCTGAGTGCTTGATTGGGGACGAGACTGGGACCATTCTCTTCACTGCCAGGAACGATCAAGTTGACTTGATGAAGCCTGGTGCAACTGTAATTCTCCGCAATGCAAGGATTGACATGTTCAAGGGATCGATGAGGCTAGCAGTTGATAAATGGGGACGTATTGAGGTCACTGAACCTGCAAACTTTGTAGTCAAAGAGGACTCGACATCCGGAACTCCTCGCAGAAGCTGA